Within candidate division KSB1 bacterium, the genomic segment CAGGTGTGATGCTGATGTCCTACCAGGAACAAGGGGACCCCACCGCGGCCGTGGGACTAGAACTGGATGTGATTGCCGCGGTCGTCATCGGGGGAGGTAGCCTCTCCGGAGGCGAGGGCTCGATCCTCGGCTCTCTGGTCGGCGCCGTGATTATGACTGTGATCCGCACTGGGTGCCAGTTGAACGGTTGGCCTACCTGGCTCACCCAGGTCGTGACCGGGGCTGTAATCGTTGTGGCGGTGGTGGTCGACCGCTTGCGCCATCGACAATAGAAGGCAGACCGGGGGTAGTAACCGGGCTGCAGGGCGGAGTGTTAGCCTCAGGAAGCGTTCTTTCAAATGACGAGGGAGTAGAGTCTTGCCACTAAGGAGGGAGTAAAATGACCTACACCTACTCTGAGCTCAAGCACAAGACAGTCGCCGAGCTGAGGGAGATCGCCAAGACGCTGGAGCACGAAGCGGTGCAGGGGTACACGCAGATGAACAAGGAACATCTGCTGGTGGCCTTGTGCAAGGCGCTGAATATCGACATGCACGAGCACCGCGTGGCGGCGATCCCGGAGAAGACTACCCTCAAGATGAAGATTCGTGCGCTCAAGCGCCAGCGCGATGCGGCCATCCAGGCCCACGACCACGAGGCGCTGCGGAGGATCAGGAAGCAGATTAAGAGGCTGAAGAATCGCCTGCGCCAGGCAGTGATGAGATAGCATTCGCGTTTTTCGGGGCGGCGCACTTTGCGGGAGATTCCTGGATGGGCTGCCTCAGAGCCTGCGACGCGCTGGCGTCGGTATTTGCGGCGCAGCCGGAGGAAAGGGGCACCCACCTCGGAGCTCTTTTGAGGGCAAGAGGCAGGCGGCAGGCAGCAGGCAGCCGTAGGCCGGAGAGAGTGATCCCAAGGACCTGGAAGGCTTTGGTGGCTTTCTTCTGCGGAGGGCGTATTGGCCCTTGACGCGGCCCGCGGGTTTTCTTATATTATCCCAAGCAGACACGGCAGTGTGCGCTGGTATGGCCTGAGAAAGGGCGCCCGAGGTGCCGGACGCGCTGCTTTTGTGGCGCGAACTGCTGTGGACGTGTGGGGAAAAAAATGAGGGGCTCATAGCCTCCCGGAAGAGGGAAGGAGGTGTGTCATGTCGCACGTGAAAATGGCCGCTATTTTTTGGTTTGGCCTCGCGGGCATCGCGGCAGGAGGCACGTGCCTAAAGTCCGGCCTGTCCTCTGGGCCGATGGCCCGCCACGCAGTCCAGCTGGACGCTAACGACGTGCGCACATGGGTCATCAACGACGGAACGCTGGGGCGAGACCCCGTCACCGGGAACGCCGGGTTCGAGTTTCCTGCGGGGAGCGGGAAGACTGTAGCGTACGCCACCGGCCTGTGGATCTCTGGTCTGGTAAGCGGGGCGGTACGCACCGCCTGCGCGGATTACAATACGGAGTTTCAGCCCGGACAGATCTTGCCTGATGGATCGCCGGCTGACCCCCAGCTGCCGATTTACCGTGTCTACAAGATACGGCCCG encodes:
- a CDS encoding Rho termination factor N-terminal domain-containing protein — protein: MTYTYSELKHKTVAELREIAKTLEHEAVQGYTQMNKEHLLVALCKALNIDMHEHRVAAIPEKTTLKMKIRALKRQRDAAIQAHDHEALRRIRKQIKRLKNRLRQAVMR